From Scomber scombrus chromosome 21, fScoSco1.1, whole genome shotgun sequence, one genomic window encodes:
- the si:dkey-21c1.4 gene encoding uncharacterized protein si:dkey-21c1.4 isoform X1, whose amino-acid sequence MSSEVCPFCGKTYKRLKSHLPHCKAAANPKTPPTPHDVTANPATAASQLASVLSEKKTTQTKKSTKVSDVSSVSPPSLSPTTSLKNVNTSSDSQPASSSPISTSLPPSTKKKKLKLSDQIKMANITSSTSLSPSLSPSPALSKPKKQSLRALIDAAKSNQLSKGQLEGTGISSLSPVTSPLSSVTKTNPDRDTFAHAALPSTDAKPKRASKKKVSQSLSKTKNTSASRDSTVSKSRAKGNFWEDSEGEKEDLSGNEILWKSESSSHQAKVTLQDVKTILRRPKTSGQSSGAGILGQIESSLSPVPTENRKDDISHLVTTKPLSNQLPSTSLQPKALTPAKRKKSKQASLILLQDDGSLHSKLSSPGTPLLSDHLSSQMSQATLLPPTVSLKTSHHMTSLTQFSNPPRFPLATQTLSVRVETVEKPQFEARRENARSDGAKGDLNQRCLGQVRLRELPDWLACKTPTHPRDVVQIMQRGWQWYYKRYIDVKRGSVGGLGMLLAGYCVLSYIWSYPHISTCVDSSVFVYVAVRFGDNSTSQWLLFFFFLFFQSAIAGGSTTEVNGLCLDKRDRYEETAAVASRGKLQDFQAIICK is encoded by the exons ATGAGCTCAG AGGTGTGCCCATTCTGCGGGAAAACCTACAAAAGGTTGAAGTCCCACCTGCCGCACTGCAAGGCAGCAGCGAACCCCAAAACACCTCCAACCCCACATGATGTCACAGCAAATCCAGCTACAGCGGCTTCTCAGCTGGCCTCAGTCTTGTCTGAAAAGAAAACCACACAGACGAAAAAGAGTACGAAGGTGTCTGACGTATCATCGGTATCGCCACCGTCATTATCACCAACGACATCTTTGAAGAATGTAAACACATCCTCCGATTCTCAGCCAGCGTCGTCGTCTCCTATTTCTACATCACTGCCACCATCAactaagaagaagaaactgaagctgtctgatcaaataaaaatggcCAACATAACCTCCTCTACCTCCTTgtcaccatctctctctccctctcctgccCTTTCTAAGCCAAAAAAGCAGAGTCTCCGTGCTTTGATAGACGCTGCAAAGTCCAACCAGCTTTCAAAGGGACAACTGGAGGGAACCGGCATTTCCTCACTGAGCCCAGTAACCAGCCCTTTAAGCTCAGTTACCAAAACTAATCCAGATAGAGACACATTTGCCCATGCTGCGCTTCCATCCACAGACGCCAAACCTAAACGTGCCTCCAAAAAAAAGGTGTCACAATCTCtctccaaaaccaaaaataccTCAGCGTCTCGGGACTCGACAGTGAGCAAAAGTCGTGCAAAAGGCAACTTTTGGGAGGACAGCGAAGGGGAAAAAGAGGATTTATCTGGGAATGAGATCCTGTGGAAATCAGAAAGTAGTAGTCACCAGGCCAAAGTTACCCTCCAGGATGTTAAGACCATTTTACGCCGGCCTAAAACCAGCGGTCAGTCCAGCGGGGCGGGCATCCTGGGCCAGATTGAAAGCAGTCTTAGTCCAGTTCCAACAGAGAACCGAAAAGATGATATTAGCCACTTGGTAACAACTAAACCTCTATCAAACCAGCTGCCCAGTACTAGTTTACAACCTAAGGCGCTCACACCAGCTAAGAGAAAAAAGTCCAAACAAGCTTCTTTAATCCTGCTGCAGGACGATGGTTCCCTTCACTCCAAACTCTCCTCCCCTGGAACCCCACTTCTCTCAGACCATCTATCGTCCCAGATGAGCCAAGCCACGCTGCTTCCACCTACAGTCAGCCTGAAGACGAGCCATCACATGACATCTCTCACCCAGTTCTCCAACCCTCCACGTTTCCCTCTCGCTACACAAACTCTGTCGGTCAGAGTGGAGACGGTGGAGAAGCCGCAGTTCGAGGCCAGGAGAGAAAACGCTAGAAGTGATGGAGCCAAGG GTGATCTGAACCAGCGGTGTCTTGGGCAGGTGAGACTGAGGGAGCTGCCGGATTGGCTGGCCTGTAAAACTCCAACTCATCCTCGGGACGTAGTGCAAATTATGCAAAGAG GCTGGCAGTGGTATTACAAAAGATATATTGATGTGAAAAGAGGCAGCGTTGGTGGACTGGGCATGCTGTTAGCAGGATACTGTGTGCTCAGCTACATCTGGAGTTACCCTCATATAAGTACGTGTGTGGattcctctgtgtttgtttatgtagcagTTAGATTTGGAGATAACTCGACAAGTCAatggctgcttttttttttctttctttttttccagagcGCGATCGCTGGAGGAAGTACCACTGAGGTCAACGGATTATGTTTGGACAAGCGTGATCGTTATGAGGAAACAGCAGCTGTGGCAAGCAGAGGGAAGCTTCAGGACTTTCAGGCGATAATATGTAAATAA
- the si:dkey-21c1.4 gene encoding uncharacterized protein si:dkey-21c1.4 isoform X3, translating into MSSEVCPFCGKTYKRLKSHLPHCKAAANPKTPPTPHDVTANPATAASQLASVLSEKKTTQTKKSTKVSDVSSVSPPSLSPTTSLKNVNTSSDSQPASSSPISTSLPPSTKKKKLKLSDQIKMANITSSTSLSPSLSPSPALSKPKKQSLRALIDAAKSNQLSKGQLEGTGISSLSPVTSPLSSVTKTNPDRDTFAHAALPSTDAKPKRASKKKVSQSLSKTKNTSASRDSTVSKSRAKGNFWEDSEGEKEDLSGNEILWKSESSSHQAKVTLQDVKTILRRPKTSGQSSGAGILGQIESSLSPVPTENRKDDISHLVTTKPLSNQLPSTSLQPKALTPAKRKKSKQASLILLQDDGSLHSKLSSPGTPLLSDHLSSQMSQATLLPPTVSLKTSHHMTSLTQFSNPPRFPLATQTLSVRVETVEKPQFEARRENARSDGAKGQYRISVAPS; encoded by the exons ATGAGCTCAG AGGTGTGCCCATTCTGCGGGAAAACCTACAAAAGGTTGAAGTCCCACCTGCCGCACTGCAAGGCAGCAGCGAACCCCAAAACACCTCCAACCCCACATGATGTCACAGCAAATCCAGCTACAGCGGCTTCTCAGCTGGCCTCAGTCTTGTCTGAAAAGAAAACCACACAGACGAAAAAGAGTACGAAGGTGTCTGACGTATCATCGGTATCGCCACCGTCATTATCACCAACGACATCTTTGAAGAATGTAAACACATCCTCCGATTCTCAGCCAGCGTCGTCGTCTCCTATTTCTACATCACTGCCACCATCAactaagaagaagaaactgaagctgtctgatcaaataaaaatggcCAACATAACCTCCTCTACCTCCTTgtcaccatctctctctccctctcctgccCTTTCTAAGCCAAAAAAGCAGAGTCTCCGTGCTTTGATAGACGCTGCAAAGTCCAACCAGCTTTCAAAGGGACAACTGGAGGGAACCGGCATTTCCTCACTGAGCCCAGTAACCAGCCCTTTAAGCTCAGTTACCAAAACTAATCCAGATAGAGACACATTTGCCCATGCTGCGCTTCCATCCACAGACGCCAAACCTAAACGTGCCTCCAAAAAAAAGGTGTCACAATCTCtctccaaaaccaaaaataccTCAGCGTCTCGGGACTCGACAGTGAGCAAAAGTCGTGCAAAAGGCAACTTTTGGGAGGACAGCGAAGGGGAAAAAGAGGATTTATCTGGGAATGAGATCCTGTGGAAATCAGAAAGTAGTAGTCACCAGGCCAAAGTTACCCTCCAGGATGTTAAGACCATTTTACGCCGGCCTAAAACCAGCGGTCAGTCCAGCGGGGCGGGCATCCTGGGCCAGATTGAAAGCAGTCTTAGTCCAGTTCCAACAGAGAACCGAAAAGATGATATTAGCCACTTGGTAACAACTAAACCTCTATCAAACCAGCTGCCCAGTACTAGTTTACAACCTAAGGCGCTCACACCAGCTAAGAGAAAAAAGTCCAAACAAGCTTCTTTAATCCTGCTGCAGGACGATGGTTCCCTTCACTCCAAACTCTCCTCCCCTGGAACCCCACTTCTCTCAGACCATCTATCGTCCCAGATGAGCCAAGCCACGCTGCTTCCACCTACAGTCAGCCTGAAGACGAGCCATCACATGACATCTCTCACCCAGTTCTCCAACCCTCCACGTTTCCCTCTCGCTACACAAACTCTGTCGGTCAGAGTGGAGACGGTGGAGAAGCCGCAGTTCGAGGCCAGGAGAGAAAACGCTAGAAGTGATGGAGCCAAGGGTCAGTATCGAATCTCAGTCGCTCCTTCGTAG
- the si:dkey-21c1.4 gene encoding uncharacterized protein si:dkey-21c1.4 isoform X2: MSSEVCPFCGKTYKRLKSHLPHCKAAANPKTPPTPHDVTANPATAASQLASVLSEKKTTQTKKSTKVSDVSSVSPPSLSPTTSLKNVNTSSDSQPASSSPISTSLPPSTKKKKLKLSDQIKMANITSSTSLSPSLSPSPALSKPKKQSLRALIDAAKSNQLSKGQLEGTGISSLSPVTSPLSSVTKTNPDRDTFAHAALPSTDAKPKRASKKKVSQSLSKTKNTSASRDSTVSKSRAKGNFWEDSEGEKEDLSGNEILWKSESSSHQAKVTLQDVKTILRRPKTSGQSSGAGILGQIESSLSPVPTENRKDDISHLVTTKPLSNQLPSTSLQPKALTPAKRKKSKQASLILLQDDGSLHSKLSSPGTPLLSDHLSSQMSQATLLPPTVSLKTSHHMTSLTQFSNPPRFPLATQTLSVRVETVEKPQFEARRENARSDGAKGDLNQRCLGQVRLRELPDWLACKTPTHPRDVVQIMQRGWQWYYKRYIDVKRGSVGGLGMLLAGYCVLSYIWSYPHIKRDRWRKYH; this comes from the exons ATGAGCTCAG AGGTGTGCCCATTCTGCGGGAAAACCTACAAAAGGTTGAAGTCCCACCTGCCGCACTGCAAGGCAGCAGCGAACCCCAAAACACCTCCAACCCCACATGATGTCACAGCAAATCCAGCTACAGCGGCTTCTCAGCTGGCCTCAGTCTTGTCTGAAAAGAAAACCACACAGACGAAAAAGAGTACGAAGGTGTCTGACGTATCATCGGTATCGCCACCGTCATTATCACCAACGACATCTTTGAAGAATGTAAACACATCCTCCGATTCTCAGCCAGCGTCGTCGTCTCCTATTTCTACATCACTGCCACCATCAactaagaagaagaaactgaagctgtctgatcaaataaaaatggcCAACATAACCTCCTCTACCTCCTTgtcaccatctctctctccctctcctgccCTTTCTAAGCCAAAAAAGCAGAGTCTCCGTGCTTTGATAGACGCTGCAAAGTCCAACCAGCTTTCAAAGGGACAACTGGAGGGAACCGGCATTTCCTCACTGAGCCCAGTAACCAGCCCTTTAAGCTCAGTTACCAAAACTAATCCAGATAGAGACACATTTGCCCATGCTGCGCTTCCATCCACAGACGCCAAACCTAAACGTGCCTCCAAAAAAAAGGTGTCACAATCTCtctccaaaaccaaaaataccTCAGCGTCTCGGGACTCGACAGTGAGCAAAAGTCGTGCAAAAGGCAACTTTTGGGAGGACAGCGAAGGGGAAAAAGAGGATTTATCTGGGAATGAGATCCTGTGGAAATCAGAAAGTAGTAGTCACCAGGCCAAAGTTACCCTCCAGGATGTTAAGACCATTTTACGCCGGCCTAAAACCAGCGGTCAGTCCAGCGGGGCGGGCATCCTGGGCCAGATTGAAAGCAGTCTTAGTCCAGTTCCAACAGAGAACCGAAAAGATGATATTAGCCACTTGGTAACAACTAAACCTCTATCAAACCAGCTGCCCAGTACTAGTTTACAACCTAAGGCGCTCACACCAGCTAAGAGAAAAAAGTCCAAACAAGCTTCTTTAATCCTGCTGCAGGACGATGGTTCCCTTCACTCCAAACTCTCCTCCCCTGGAACCCCACTTCTCTCAGACCATCTATCGTCCCAGATGAGCCAAGCCACGCTGCTTCCACCTACAGTCAGCCTGAAGACGAGCCATCACATGACATCTCTCACCCAGTTCTCCAACCCTCCACGTTTCCCTCTCGCTACACAAACTCTGTCGGTCAGAGTGGAGACGGTGGAGAAGCCGCAGTTCGAGGCCAGGAGAGAAAACGCTAGAAGTGATGGAGCCAAGG GTGATCTGAACCAGCGGTGTCTTGGGCAGGTGAGACTGAGGGAGCTGCCGGATTGGCTGGCCTGTAAAACTCCAACTCATCCTCGGGACGTAGTGCAAATTATGCAAAGAG GCTGGCAGTGGTATTACAAAAGATATATTGATGTGAAAAGAGGCAGCGTTGGTGGACTGGGCATGCTGTTAGCAGGATACTGTGTGCTCAGCTACATCTGGAGTTACCCTCATATAA agcGCGATCGCTGGAGGAAGTACCACTGA
- the bicral gene encoding BRD4-interacting chromatin-remodeling complex-associated protein-like isoform X1, whose translation MDDEDDRRLLDILGDVDALNDYLHGSNSKSIEEDDVTNAAYGSDGSLFASDTTGSNTGLKDGSSTMGEFGDDSAGEGLQLSSSLSFIEDELGTGTSPGGVGLGGEDQPFDILQKSLMEADITEQTLAQEALLDSQPAPTLVQAPVPFPSQLVSGGYGGGVGVVTTATAAFPAGQFLQGMSQLPNGSAQHIQVLGSFGAGSGVMTLSSLERTPQIVLRPGGPVAAAGAPTGGQVFAPTQGQVGQVGLPFKNIPLQNIIIQRGPGGTQTLVRPIQPKPHHAGAQTVYSLGLQPTPTTMANVVNANTATPGGHYAANGSIIVQPPLEQQQVQAQTNVPPGQFLLPSSLALTQANAIHNGPTDPNSNALITSQNAVQIVAGQNFTAPPGGQLILNQGVVSGSQVGGAATQTWTGVSCAGATSVQTSCAPGRLTLVGPATTGISSQGQVSASPVQRLIVTQTQNCTSMSPLSGTVTQEQDYRQNSSSPALKPVQLSSIHAMKTMTQDSTLNSQVSAQKRPAPPPLTRGGMILQQLRKDHIGVQAPDRCRFTSIDDALQRLLPYHVFQGTPPSHDEFSQVDDEFELVATHVLMRTQVMVNKYRRLLMVEAEVGAHRSSPSSEMVMIDRTFNQEERSNLTQDKRMILVDPDSFMEDFCCGVKSKLFKEPPPSPSPSPSQSSSCSLDQSDRGSTQPPYRTDSQPGYGDPGGGGAVGTAAADRLHPPHVENKSVLDLKRSQQRFGPSGGSNNSLIASNSYPQGNHSPFAATSGGQTHHQASHHLSSHPIQPLSSPPLTSPPHTDTDSALEAAVNSILEC comes from the exons ATGGATGATGAGGACGATCGCCGTCTTCTGGATATtttagg agatgtgGATGCATTGAATGACTATCTCCATGGCAGCAACAGCAAGTCC ATTGAAGAGGACGATGTGACAAATGCAGCCTACGGGTCAGATGGATCCCTCTTCGCTAGTGACACG ACTGGCTCCAACACAGGCCTCAAGGATGGCTCTTCTACAATGGGTGAATTTGGCGACGATTCAGCCGGGGAAGGCCTCCAGCTCTCCAGCAGCCTTTCATTTATCGAGGATGAATTGGGGACCGGGACCTCGCCTGGAGGGGTTGGTCTTGGCGGAGAGGACCAGCCGTTTGACATCCTCCAGAAGTCGCTCATGGAGGCCGACATCACGGAGCAGACGCTGGCCCAGGAGGCCTTACTAGACTCCCAGCCCGCTCCTACTCTCGTGCAGGCCCCTGTTCCCTTCCCCTCCCAGCTGGTCTCTGGGGGTTATGGAGGCGGAGTGGGTGTGGTTACCACGGCGACAGCTGCGTTCCCCGCCGGCCAGTTCCTGCAAGGGATGTCCCAGCTGCCCAATGGCTCCGCCCAGCACATCCAGGTGTTGGGCTCGTTCGGGGCGGGCAGTGGGGTGATGACTCTGAGTAGCTTGGAGAGAACTCCTCAGATTGTGCTGAGGCCGGGGGGGCCTGTAGCTGCAGCAGGGGCCCCAACAGGCGGGCAGGTGTTTGCCCCTACCCAAGGGCAGGTAGGCCAAGTCGGCTTGCCTTTCAAAAACATCCCTCTtcaaaacatcatcattcagAGAGGCCCGGGAGGGACCCAGACTCTTGTCAGACCTATCCAGCCCAAACCCCATCACGCTGGGGCACAGACTGTCTATAGCCTTGGTCTTCAGCCCACTCCCACTACCATGGCTAATGTAGTTAACGCTAACACAGCTACTCCTGGAGGACACTATGCAGCCAATGGCTCCATTATAGTGCAGCCTCCACTTGAGCAGCAGCAAGTGCAGGCCCAGACAAATGTACCACCTGGACAGTTTCTGCTGCCCAGCTCTCTGGCGCTCACTCAGGCCAACGCTATCCACAACGGCCCCACTGACCCCAACTCCAACGCTCTAATTACCAGTCAGAACGCGGTGCAGATTGTTGCGGGACAAAACTTCACTGCACCACCAGGAGGGCAGCTAATTTTGAATCAGGGAGTCGTCAGTGGCAGTCAGGTCGGTGGGGCTGCAACTCAAACATGGACAGGAGTTTCTTGTGCAGGCGCCACCTCCGTGCAAACTTCATGTGCCCCCGGACGGCTGACGCTGGTTGGCCCGGCGACAACGGGGATCAGCAGTCAAGGCCAGGTGTCAGCTAGCCCTGTGCAGCGCCTCATAGTGACTCAAACTCAGAACTGCACTTCTATGTCCCCTTTATCTGGTACGGTGACACAGGAACAAGACTATAGACAg aaTTCTTCATCACCTGCTCTCAAACCAGTGCAGCTCAGCAGCATCCATG CCATGAAAACCATGACACAGGATTCAACCCTAAACTCTCAG GTCAGTGCACAGAAGAGGCCTGCCCCGCCACCGCTTACAAGAGGAGGAAT GATTTTACAGCAGCTGAGGAAGGATCACATCGGAGTTCAGGCACCAGATAGATGTCGATTCACGTCGATCGATGACGCCCTGCAGAGACTCCTCCCTTACCACGTGTTCCAGGGAACGCCGCCCAGCCACGACGAGTTCTCACAGG tgGATGACGAATTTGAGTTAGTAGCGACTCATGTGCTGATGAGGACTCAAGTCATGGTGAACAAGTACAGACGACTACTGATGGTGGAAGCTGAGGTAGGCGCACAC CGTTCCAGTCCATCATCGGAAATGGTGATGATCGACAGGACCTTCAACCAAGAGGAGCGCAGCAACCTGACACAAGACAAACGCATGATACTAGTGGATCCAG ACAGCTTCATGGAGGACTTCTGTTGTGGGGTGAAATCCAAACTTTTCAAAGAAccccccccttctccttctccttctccttctcagTCATCAAGCTGTAGCTTGGATCAGTCAGACAGAGGCTCTACGCAGCCACCATACAGGACAGACTCCCAGCCTGGGTACGGAGACCCGGGAGGGGGTGGGGCAGTGGGgacagctgcagcagacagactCCACCCTCCGCACGTAGAAAACAAGAGCGTCCTGGATCTGAAGAGATCCCAGCAACGCTTCGGGCCCAGCGGCGGCAGCAACAACAGCCTCATTGCTTCCAACAGTTATCCCCAAGGTAACCACTCACCGTTTGCAGCGACGTCAGGAGGACAGACGCACCACCAGGCGTCTCACCACCTCTCCTCCCACCCCATCCAGCCCCTCAGTTCCCCTCCGCTCACCTCACCCCCCCACACCGACACCGACTCCGCTCTAGAGGCGGCCGTCAACAGCATCCTGGAATGTTAA
- the bicral gene encoding BRD4-interacting chromatin-remodeling complex-associated protein-like isoform X2: protein MDDEDDRRLLDILGDVDALNDYLHGSNSKSIEEDDVTNAAYGSDGSLFASDTTGSNTGLKDGSSTMGEFGDDSAGEGLQLSSSLSFIEDELGTGTSPGGVGLGGEDQPFDILQKSLMEADITEQTLAQEALLDSQPAPTLVQAPVPFPSQLVSGGYGGGVGVVTTATAAFPAGQFLQGMSQLPNGSAQHIQVLGSFGAGSGVMTLSSLERTPQIVLRPGGPVAAAGAPTGGQVFAPTQGQVGQVGLPFKNIPLQNIIIQRGPGGTQTLVRPIQPKPHHAGAQTVYSLGLQPTPTTMANVVNANTATPGGHYAANGSIIVQPPLEQQQVQAQTNVPPGQFLLPSSLALTQANAIHNGPTDPNSNALITSQNAVQIVAGQNFTAPPGGQLILNQGVVSGSQVGGAATQTWTGVSCAGATSVQTSCAPGRLTLVGPATTGISSQGQVSASPVQRLIVTQTQNCTSMSPLSGTVTQEQDYRQNSSSPALKPVQLSSIHAMKTMTQDSTLNSQVSAQKRPAPPPLTRGGMILQQLRKDHIGVQAPDRCRFTSIDDALQRLLPYHVFQGTPPSHDEFSQVDDEFELVATHVLMRTQVMVNKYRRLLMVEAERSSPSSEMVMIDRTFNQEERSNLTQDKRMILVDPDSFMEDFCCGVKSKLFKEPPPSPSPSPSQSSSCSLDQSDRGSTQPPYRTDSQPGYGDPGGGGAVGTAAADRLHPPHVENKSVLDLKRSQQRFGPSGGSNNSLIASNSYPQGNHSPFAATSGGQTHHQASHHLSSHPIQPLSSPPLTSPPHTDTDSALEAAVNSILEC from the exons ATGGATGATGAGGACGATCGCCGTCTTCTGGATATtttagg agatgtgGATGCATTGAATGACTATCTCCATGGCAGCAACAGCAAGTCC ATTGAAGAGGACGATGTGACAAATGCAGCCTACGGGTCAGATGGATCCCTCTTCGCTAGTGACACG ACTGGCTCCAACACAGGCCTCAAGGATGGCTCTTCTACAATGGGTGAATTTGGCGACGATTCAGCCGGGGAAGGCCTCCAGCTCTCCAGCAGCCTTTCATTTATCGAGGATGAATTGGGGACCGGGACCTCGCCTGGAGGGGTTGGTCTTGGCGGAGAGGACCAGCCGTTTGACATCCTCCAGAAGTCGCTCATGGAGGCCGACATCACGGAGCAGACGCTGGCCCAGGAGGCCTTACTAGACTCCCAGCCCGCTCCTACTCTCGTGCAGGCCCCTGTTCCCTTCCCCTCCCAGCTGGTCTCTGGGGGTTATGGAGGCGGAGTGGGTGTGGTTACCACGGCGACAGCTGCGTTCCCCGCCGGCCAGTTCCTGCAAGGGATGTCCCAGCTGCCCAATGGCTCCGCCCAGCACATCCAGGTGTTGGGCTCGTTCGGGGCGGGCAGTGGGGTGATGACTCTGAGTAGCTTGGAGAGAACTCCTCAGATTGTGCTGAGGCCGGGGGGGCCTGTAGCTGCAGCAGGGGCCCCAACAGGCGGGCAGGTGTTTGCCCCTACCCAAGGGCAGGTAGGCCAAGTCGGCTTGCCTTTCAAAAACATCCCTCTtcaaaacatcatcattcagAGAGGCCCGGGAGGGACCCAGACTCTTGTCAGACCTATCCAGCCCAAACCCCATCACGCTGGGGCACAGACTGTCTATAGCCTTGGTCTTCAGCCCACTCCCACTACCATGGCTAATGTAGTTAACGCTAACACAGCTACTCCTGGAGGACACTATGCAGCCAATGGCTCCATTATAGTGCAGCCTCCACTTGAGCAGCAGCAAGTGCAGGCCCAGACAAATGTACCACCTGGACAGTTTCTGCTGCCCAGCTCTCTGGCGCTCACTCAGGCCAACGCTATCCACAACGGCCCCACTGACCCCAACTCCAACGCTCTAATTACCAGTCAGAACGCGGTGCAGATTGTTGCGGGACAAAACTTCACTGCACCACCAGGAGGGCAGCTAATTTTGAATCAGGGAGTCGTCAGTGGCAGTCAGGTCGGTGGGGCTGCAACTCAAACATGGACAGGAGTTTCTTGTGCAGGCGCCACCTCCGTGCAAACTTCATGTGCCCCCGGACGGCTGACGCTGGTTGGCCCGGCGACAACGGGGATCAGCAGTCAAGGCCAGGTGTCAGCTAGCCCTGTGCAGCGCCTCATAGTGACTCAAACTCAGAACTGCACTTCTATGTCCCCTTTATCTGGTACGGTGACACAGGAACAAGACTATAGACAg aaTTCTTCATCACCTGCTCTCAAACCAGTGCAGCTCAGCAGCATCCATG CCATGAAAACCATGACACAGGATTCAACCCTAAACTCTCAG GTCAGTGCACAGAAGAGGCCTGCCCCGCCACCGCTTACAAGAGGAGGAAT GATTTTACAGCAGCTGAGGAAGGATCACATCGGAGTTCAGGCACCAGATAGATGTCGATTCACGTCGATCGATGACGCCCTGCAGAGACTCCTCCCTTACCACGTGTTCCAGGGAACGCCGCCCAGCCACGACGAGTTCTCACAGG tgGATGACGAATTTGAGTTAGTAGCGACTCATGTGCTGATGAGGACTCAAGTCATGGTGAACAAGTACAGACGACTACTGATGGTGGAAGCTGAG CGTTCCAGTCCATCATCGGAAATGGTGATGATCGACAGGACCTTCAACCAAGAGGAGCGCAGCAACCTGACACAAGACAAACGCATGATACTAGTGGATCCAG ACAGCTTCATGGAGGACTTCTGTTGTGGGGTGAAATCCAAACTTTTCAAAGAAccccccccttctccttctccttctccttctcagTCATCAAGCTGTAGCTTGGATCAGTCAGACAGAGGCTCTACGCAGCCACCATACAGGACAGACTCCCAGCCTGGGTACGGAGACCCGGGAGGGGGTGGGGCAGTGGGgacagctgcagcagacagactCCACCCTCCGCACGTAGAAAACAAGAGCGTCCTGGATCTGAAGAGATCCCAGCAACGCTTCGGGCCCAGCGGCGGCAGCAACAACAGCCTCATTGCTTCCAACAGTTATCCCCAAGGTAACCACTCACCGTTTGCAGCGACGTCAGGAGGACAGACGCACCACCAGGCGTCTCACCACCTCTCCTCCCACCCCATCCAGCCCCTCAGTTCCCCTCCGCTCACCTCACCCCCCCACACCGACACCGACTCCGCTCTAGAGGCGGCCGTCAACAGCATCCTGGAATGTTAA
- the tbcc gene encoding tubulin-specific chaperone C: MDEALEVGDKLDTGADKVQERLQKRHQARIEDVERRKEAKESQSVAEEKGEYFYSAFNKERAAVEELLSGCSGADRATMTHRLEEATDRIGQLQKFLNDSVLFLTQYDLRQAQAALQKLQSTLAEMREDALPKKKFAFKVRTKAADKASVTPAPNPDADTPAAAGGTKRDGATASEQYGFSNMSDVLVTRTAEEIQKQDVLLTHLTNCKVRLLGSPSTLHLKHIDSCEILCGPVSSSVFIDHCRNSTLAFPCQQLRTHHTTDTQVYLHVTSRAIIEDCRGVSFAPFSWSYPSLEEDFSVSGLDKNRNNWNQVDDFNWLAAGTPSPNWTVIPEADRKTNWDTEN, encoded by the coding sequence ATGGATGAGGCGTTGGAAGTTGGAGACAAGCTGGACACCGGTGCCGACAAAGTACAGGAGCGCCTCCAGAAGAGGCACCAGGCGAGGATCGAGGATGTGGAGCGGAGAAAGGAAGCTAAAGAGAGTCAGTCTGTCGCCGAGGAGAAGGGAGAGTATTTCTACAGCGCCTTTAACAAGGAGCGGGCCGCCGTGGAGGAGCTGCTGTCTGGCTGCTCCGGAGCGGACCGGGCCACCATGACTCACAGGCTGGAGGAGGCCACGGACAGAATAGGGCAGCTGCAGAAGTTTCTGAACGACAGCGTGTTGTTTCTAACGCAGTACGATCTGAGACAAGCCCAGGCGGCTCTGCAGAAGCTCCAGAGCACCCTGGCTGAGATGAGAGAAGATGCTCTGCCCAAGAAAAAGTTTGCCTTTAAAGTTCGCACTAAAGCTGCAGACAAGGCCTCAGTGACACCTGCACCAAATCCTGATGCTGACACACCTGCAGCTGCTGGTGGCACAAAGAGGGATGGAGCGACAGCCTCTGAGCAGTACGGCTTCTCCAACATGAGCGATGTGCTTGTGACTAGAACAGCAGAGGAGATCCAGAAACAAGACGTGCTATTGACCCACCTGACTAACTGCAAGGTGCGTCTGCTCGGCTCCCCCAGCACGCTGCACCTGAAGCACATCGACAGCTGTGAGATCCTGTGCGGGCCTGTGTCCAGCTCAGTGTTCATCGATCATTGTAGAAACAGCACGCTGGCCTTCCCCTGCCAGCAGCTGCGGACCCACCACACCACCGACACGCAGGTGTATCTGCACGTCACCAGCCGAGCCATCATAGAGGACTGTCGGGGAGTGAGCTTCGCCCCGTTCTCCTGGTCTTACCCAAGCCTGGAGGAGGACTTTAGTGTGTCTGGCTTAGACAAGAACCGAAACAACTGGAACCAGGTGGATGACTTCAACTGGCTCGCTGCAGGAACACCTTCCCCCAACTGGACGGTCATTCCTGAAGCAGACAGAAAAACCAACTGGGACACTGAGAATTGA